Part of the Propioniciclava sp. MC1595 genome is shown below.
GCACGACCTTGCCCAGCACCTCGCCCGCCCCCAGCGCCGCCATCGCGGCCGGCAACGCGTCGAAACCCACCACCCGGTCGATCGGCGGTCGCATGCCGGTGCGCTCCATCAGAGACAGGACGCCCTCCAGTTCGGAGCGCGTGCCCATGGTCGAACCGATCACCCGCAACTGGAGGAAGAACACGCGGTTCAGGTCGGCCGGCGGGTTCGGACCCGACGTCGCCCCGCACACCACGACCGTCCCGCCGGGGCGCAGCGACTTCAGCGAGTGCGACCACGTCGCCTCGCCGACCGTCTCGACGACGAGGTCGACCCGTTCGGGCAGCCGCGCACCCGGCTCGAACACCTCATCGGCCCCCAGGGCCAACCCGAACTCGCGCTTGGCCTCGGAGCGCGCCGTCGCCCACACCCGGTGCCCGAGGGCTTTCGCGACCTGGATCGCCGCCGACGCCACCCCACCCGAGGTGCCCTGGACCAGCACGGTGCCCGGCTTCCACAGCCCCGAGTCGCGGGTGAGCATCCGGAACGCGGTCAGGTAGGCGGTCGGCACGCAGGCGGCCTCCTCCCACGACAGCCCCGCGGGCTTGTCGACGAGGTTCGCCTCGGGAACCGCAACCCACTCTGCGAACGTGCCTTGGTGCTGCTCCGACAGCAAGGAACGACGCGGGTCGAGGGTCTCATCACCCGACCATCCGGCCGACGAGATCACCGCGTGCACCAGCACCTCGCGTCCGTCGGCGGTGGTGCCCACGGCGTCCGTACCCAGGATCATCGGCATGCGCTCGGCCGGCAGCCCCACCCCCCGCAGCGACCACACGTCGTGGTGGTTCACCGACGCCGCACGCACCCGCACGTTCACCCAGCCGTCACCGGGAGTCGGGTCGGGCCGCTCCCCCACCACGAGTGCGGCGAGGGGATCGGCCGGATTGGCAGCTTCGACAAAGGCGGCGCGCATGGCCCCAGCGTAGGGTAGGTGGCTATCACCCACGGTCACCCTGGTAGGCCTCGCTCTGGAGAGCGTGCAGTTCCGCGAAGCGACCCCCGGTTCTCAGGAGGTCGACGGGCGTCCCCTGTTCCACGACGCGGCCGCGGTCGAGGACCACCACGCGATCGGCCATCCTGGCCGCGAGTAGCCGGTGGGTCACGAACACGACGGTGCACTCATCGCCCAACGCGCGACGCGCCTCCCCGGTCGCGAGCGATTCGACGAAGACGCGCTCGGCCTCCGGGTCGAGTGCAGAACTCGGCTCGTCGAAACACATCAGCATCGACCCCTGACGAACCAGACCCCGTGCCAACGCGAGCCGCTGCCACTGACCCTGGGAGAGATCGACGCCCCCAACCCAGCCTGTGCCGAGTTGTTGCTCCCAGCCACCGAGCAGCCCGTCCACCAGCGTGGCCGCCCCACCCAGACGCGCGGCGTCCCTCAGGTGTGCGCCATCGTCGATCCGTTCGACATCCCCGAAGCCAACCGCGTCGCGGGGCGTCAACTCGTAGCGCACGAAGTCCTGGCTGACCATCGATACGCGCTGCCGCTCGGAGGCAGGGGAACCTCCGACCTGCACGGCGCCGGACGTCGGCCGCAGCAGGCCGAGCATGAGGTTGACCAACGTGGACTTGCCCGAGCCGTTGTCCCCCAGGAGGACCACAACCTCGCCCGGCGCCAGTGTCAGGGTGACGTTGCTCAGCGCGTCGGACGACGCCCCCGGGTACCGATAGGAGGCGTGGTCGACCACAACGCCGGCCGCCATGCGGTTGGCCGGCACCCGGGCGGGCTGCGCCTCGGCGGCCGCGCGGTCCACCAGCCACAGGTAGCGGTCCATGCTGCGGATCGACCGGAGGGCCATCGTGCTGGTGAACTTGAGCATCGGGGCCACCCCGGCCAGGCGGGTCACCAGCAGGAAGGCCTGCGCGACGGCGCCCGCGGAGATGAGGCCGACGCTGGCATCGCGGATGGTGAGGACCATCGCTGCCCCCGCCGCGACGAAGAACAGGATCGACTCGGCACCTTCGAGGAGTGCCACCCTCACCCCCGTCCGCTCGGTCGGCAGCCGCCAGGCCTGCGTCACCTCTCCCAGGCGGCGCCGCAGGAGCGCGTGCATGTCGTGGACGGCGGCATCCTCGGCCGCAGAGGGGTCCGCCATTGCATCGGCGAGTTCCTCCCGCATCCGTCCCGGACGCGCCGAGTCCTGCTCAGCTCGCTGCTCCGCCCGTGCCACCCAGCGCGTGCTGAGCAGGGCCGCAGCCCCGGCGAGCAGGGGGATCGCCATCCACCACGAGGCGGTCACCGCGACCAAGATGGTCCCCATAGCGAACACCAGGTTGTTCACGACGTACAGCAGCCGGTTGATCCCCAGCCCGAGGGCGCCCTGCTCCTCGGTCAAGAGCCTGATCCGGTCGTTCACCTCGTCGTCCTGCAGGTGCTCGATCGTGGGCAACCGACCGAGGACACCCAGGATCTTCTGGTCGAATCGGAAGCCCAGACGCTCCATGAGGCGGACGCGAGCACCGACGCCCACGGCCATGAACGCCTCACCCAGACCCGCCGCGACTGCGAAGCCGAGTGCGCCCAGCACGGCACTCGTTGGGTGGTCGGAGACCAGACCGCCGACCAGCAGGCCGAGGAACACCGGGCGGCTCAACTCCAGGACTCGCCCGAGCGTTTCGACGAAGGCCAGCAGGAATGTGGCCGGAGACTCCGCCCACGCCTCGGTGACCAGCAGACGGATCGCCCTCATGACGTTCCGCCTGCGACCAAACCATCCCGCTGGGCGACGAACATCTTCGCGTAGGTCCCGCCCAGCGCCATCAGTTCGTCGTGGGTGCCCGACTCCGCGATTCGCCCCTCGTCCAGCACCACGATGCGGTCATGGTTCCGGATGCTTCCGAGCCTGTGGGTGATGGTCAATGAGGTACGACCGCGCGTACTGCTACGGAAACGCTGGAACAAGGCGTGCTCAGTGGGGAGGTCGAGGCTGGCGGTGGGTTCGTCCAGGATCAACAGACCCGCGTCCGGGTGTGTCTTGAGAAGAGATCGTGCCAAGGCCACGCGCTGCCATTGCCCCCCGGACAACTCCGTCCCGCCGTCGATTCCAGTCACGAGGGGCGTGTCCACACCTTGGGGGAGGTCCTGGACGAACTCCACCACCCCTGCGTCCTCGAGAGCCACCTCCAGTGCCGCAGGCTCGTGCTCGCGACCACCATGGACATTCTCCGCCAGCGTCAGGGGGAATCTTCCGTATCGTTGCCACACGACCGCAGCCGCGGGAGCTCCGGGCTCCGCACCGATGGCGACCCGTCCGCCCACCGGCTCCAGCAGGCCGGTCAGAACCCTGACGAGGGTGGACTTGCCCGCGCCGTTCACTCCCACGAGCGCGACCGCCTCCCCCGGTGCAATTTGGAGGGTCAGGCCATCCAAGACTGGGACCCCATCGTCATAGGCGGCCACGAGATCCTCGATCAGGATCTCGCCCGGCTGGCAGCTGGGATCGACAGGACGCTCCGGTTTCCGGGCGGCATCGACGGACTCGTCAAGGGCGTCCAGAGCTGCGACCGCCGCACCTCCCGCTCGCACCGAGAGACCGGAGTCCCCTTGGTTCCCGAACGAGGCCAGACTCGTGAGCCCGGCGACCACGGTCGCAACGGCACCGACCGAGATACGCCCCGCCCACGCATCCCACACGAGCAGGGCCAGTGCGCCCAGGTGCGCGACCATGACAGCCAGTGCGCTCCCACCCACCGCCCAGGCGCGTCCCCGCCGCATCGCCCAGACCTCTCGCATGGCTCGCAGCCACGTCTGCCGCCAACGCTCGGTCACCACCGCATGGATGCCGAACACCCTCAATTCCCGGGCCCCGGACCTCTCCACCACGAGGGTGCGGAGGTAGGCGGCCCGAGCCCGGTCCGTCCCGGTGACGTCGAGCAGGTCGTCGTCGACCGAGTCCGACCACCGGGCCGAGAGCTTGGCCGACCACAAAAAGGCGGCGGCGATGATGACCCCGACCCACCATCGCCACGTACCCACGATGATGAGGCCACCGGCGGCAGTCAGCCACATGGTCGCCACGAACACGAGACTTCCCAATGAGTCGCGAACCATCCAGCCGTCAACCGCCTCCCTGACCGCCCGGACGCGCTGGGACACCTCGGGGGATCGCAGCGCCACGGCGGCTCTCGGACGGCCCAGCAGGGAACCGATCCGGTCGTGCAGGGCCACGAGGAAGGCGGACTCCCAACGCATCACGCTCCAAGCCGTCGCGGCGTCCAGCACACTCGATGCCGCGAGCACGGCCGCATAGAGGACAGCAGCTTGGATGGCGCGTTCATATCGGCCTGCCTGGAGTTCACTGATCGTCGCACCCAGGAGCCACATGATTCCGACCGAGGCCACCGCCCCCGCCACCAGCAAGACGGGCGTGAGGACTGCCAGGGGGCGAGCAGATCGCGCGGCGAAGAAGAAGATCCGCAGCACCAGATCACCCTTCCTGAGTCAGGAGTTCAACGTTCTCTCGAACAACTTCCCACTCAGGCCGAAGGGCTGACAGCATCGCCAACTGGTCACACATCCACGCACGCCGCAAGCGCTCGTCCATCTCGCGGGACTTCACTTCCAAAGACAGCAGCTCAAAGGTCTCCACCAATGGATCTGTCAGATACGCAACTTCCACTCCCGACAGCAGGTCGGCCATCTCGTCCACGAGTCCAGCATTTCCAGCAGCCTGTGCGGCATGCAGTAACCTCTCATGACGTTCCGGCTGCATTCGATAGGAGTTCAAATACAGGGTCATCGCCTCATGAAACTCTCCTGCGAGGAACTTCAGGCGTGCTGAAACGGCGATCAATGCTGCAGTATCAGCACACTCGTCAAGACCGCGGGCGATCAGTTGCGACGCGTCGTCCATCCGGCCCGCATCTA
Proteins encoded:
- a CDS encoding zinc-binding dehydrogenase, with the protein product MRAAFVEAANPADPLAALVVGERPDPTPGDGWVNVRVRAASVNHHDVWSLRGVGLPAERMPMILGTDAVGTTADGREVLVHAVISSAGWSGDETLDPRRSLLSEQHQGTFAEWVAVPEANLVDKPAGLSWEEAACVPTAYLTAFRMLTRDSGLWKPGTVLVQGTSGGVASAAIQVAKALGHRVWATARSEAKREFGLALGADEVFEPGARLPERVDLVVETVGEATWSHSLKSLRPGGTVVVCGATSGPNPPADLNRVFFLQLRVIGSTMGTRSELEGVLSLMERTGMRPPIDRVVGFDALPAAMAALGAGEVLGKVVLTP
- a CDS encoding ABC transporter ATP-binding protein gives rise to the protein MRAIRLLVTEAWAESPATFLLAFVETLGRVLELSRPVFLGLLVGGLVSDHPTSAVLGALGFAVAAGLGEAFMAVGVGARVRLMERLGFRFDQKILGVLGRLPTIEHLQDDEVNDRIRLLTEEQGALGLGINRLLYVVNNLVFAMGTILVAVTASWWMAIPLLAGAAALLSTRWVARAEQRAEQDSARPGRMREELADAMADPSAAEDAAVHDMHALLRRRLGEVTQAWRLPTERTGVRVALLEGAESILFFVAAGAAMVLTIRDASVGLISAGAVAQAFLLVTRLAGVAPMLKFTSTMALRSIRSMDRYLWLVDRAAAEAQPARVPANRMAAGVVVDHASYRYPGASSDALSNVTLTLAPGEVVVLLGDNGSGKSTLVNLMLGLLRPTSGAVQVGGSPASERQRVSMVSQDFVRYELTPRDAVGFGDVERIDDGAHLRDAARLGGAATLVDGLLGGWEQQLGTGWVGGVDLSQGQWQRLALARGLVRQGSMLMCFDEPSSALDPEAERVFVESLATGEARRALGDECTVVFVTHRLLAARMADRVVVLDRGRVVEQGTPVDLLRTGGRFAELHALQSEAYQGDRG
- a CDS encoding ABC transporter ATP-binding protein gives rise to the protein MLRIFFFAARSARPLAVLTPVLLVAGAVASVGIMWLLGATISELQAGRYERAIQAAVLYAAVLAASSVLDAATAWSVMRWESAFLVALHDRIGSLLGRPRAAVALRSPEVSQRVRAVREAVDGWMVRDSLGSLVFVATMWLTAAGGLIIVGTWRWWVGVIIAAAFLWSAKLSARWSDSVDDDLLDVTGTDRARAAYLRTLVVERSGARELRVFGIHAVVTERWRQTWLRAMREVWAMRRGRAWAVGGSALAVMVAHLGALALLVWDAWAGRISVGAVATVVAGLTSLASFGNQGDSGLSVRAGGAAVAALDALDESVDAARKPERPVDPSCQPGEILIEDLVAAYDDGVPVLDGLTLQIAPGEAVALVGVNGAGKSTLVRVLTGLLEPVGGRVAIGAEPGAPAAAVVWQRYGRFPLTLAENVHGGREHEPAALEVALEDAGVVEFVQDLPQGVDTPLVTGIDGGTELSGGQWQRVALARSLLKTHPDAGLLILDEPTASLDLPTEHALFQRFRSSTRGRTSLTITHRLGSIRNHDRIVVLDEGRIAESGTHDELMALGGTYAKMFVAQRDGLVAGGTS